CTTGATTTCGTTCGCCATGGGGCCATCAAAAGTAGCCGTGAGGCGGTCCTCTGTGTTCAGCCACTGGGACAGGTCGCGGACTCGGTTGGCCTCAATGCGGCCGGCCATTTCCTGCCTGGGGTTGTTGGAAGGGCCGCGGAACAATAGCACCTTGTCGGCGTCCTTTACGAACCAGTACTTGAACCCTGCAAAGTCCAGAAGGTCGAACTTTTCATTAGACATGGCTGTATCCCCAATTGGTAATCGGAGTATGATTCGTGACAGTATAGCAGCAGGGGCCGCGGTCAATTAGCGGACTCCGGCGCATGTTTTCGGAATTTTGACCGGGCGTTCCAGCAGTTCACTGGGAGTTAGTATGCGACGGCGGTCCACGGCTGAAAGCAGCGTTCGTGATACGATTGATTCTGTACCTAACACCTCCGCACGGAGGCCCCAATGTTCGAGACCCTTTCTGACAAGTTAAACGGCGTCTTCAGCAAGCTGGGCAACAAGGGCCGACTTACTGAGAAGGACGTTGATGAGGCGCTGCGCGAGGTGCGCAAGGCCCTCCTCGAAGCGGACGTCAACTTCAAGGTCGCCCGCGATTTCGTGGCCCGCATCCGAGCGCGCGCCGTGGGCGAAGACGTGCTGACGAGCCTCTCTCCCGGGCAGATGGTGGTGAAGATCACCAATGAAGAGCTCACAAAGATGCTGGGCTCCGAGGTGAGCAAGCTCACGCCCGCGCCCAGGGCCCCTTCGGTCGTGCTCATGGTCGGCCTCAACGGCTCCGGGAAGACGACCACCTCCGCCAAGCTCGCCCGCCTGCTCAAGCAGGGCGGCCAGATGCCCCTACTGATCGCCTGCGATCTCCAGCGCCCGGCAGCTATTCAGCAGCTCGAGACGCTGGGCGGGCAGATCGACGTCGAAGTCTACAAGCGCGCCGGCAACGAGACGACTGTGCAGGTGGCGCGGGACGGCATCAAGCGCGCCGTCGCAAAGGGCGCCGCTTGGGCCATCGTCGATACCGCCGGCCGCTTCCAGATCGACGACGAGCTAATGAAGGAGCTCGAGGCCGTCAAGGCTGCGGTAAACCCCGTCGAGACGATCCTGGTGCTGGACGCCATGACAGGCCAGGAGGCGGTTAACGCCGCGAAGGAGTTCAACACCCGCATCGGCGTAACAGGACTGGTGATGTCCAAGCTGGACGGCGATGCCCGCGGCGGAGCGGCGCTCTCGATCGTGAGCGAGACCGGGGTGCCAATCAAATTCATGGGCATTGGCGAGCGCGTGGAGGCGCTGGAGCCGTTCTACCCGGACCGCCTCGCCTCGCGCATACTCGGCATGGGCGACGTACTGACCTTCATTGAGAAGGCGCAGCAAAACATCGACCAGCAGAAGGCCATGGAGCTTGAAAAGAAGCTCCGCCACAACACCTTCGACCTGGACGACTTTCTCGGCCAGCTCCAGCAGATTAAGAAAATGGGCCCGCTCAGCCAGGTGCTGGACATGGTGCCCGGCTTCTCGGCAATCAAGAAAAAAGTGCCGGACGAGGATTTGAGCGAGAAGCAGATGAAGAAAGTCGAAGCCATTATCTGCTCCATGACGGCCCAGGAGCGCAAGAAGCCGGAGATGATCGACGGTAGCCGCCGCCGTCGGATCGCCCAGGGCAGCGGCACCACGCCCCAGGACGTCAACCAGCTCCTCAACCAGTTCCGCCAAATGCAGAAGAT
Above is a genomic segment from SAR202 cluster bacterium containing:
- a CDS encoding signal recognition particle protein; the protein is MFETLSDKLNGVFSKLGNKGRLTEKDVDEALREVRKALLEADVNFKVARDFVARIRARAVGEDVLTSLSPGQMVVKITNEELTKMLGSEVSKLTPAPRAPSVVLMVGLNGSGKTTTSAKLARLLKQGGQMPLLIACDLQRPAAIQQLETLGGQIDVEVYKRAGNETTVQVARDGIKRAVAKGAAWAIVDTAGRFQIDDELMKELEAVKAAVNPVETILVLDAMTGQEAVNAAKEFNTRIGVTGLVMSKLDGDARGGAALSIVSETGVPIKFMGIGERVEALEPFYPDRLASRILGMGDVLTFIEKAQQNIDQQKAMELEKKLRHNTFDLDDFLGQLQQIKKMGPLSQVLDMVPGFSAIKKKVPDEDLSEKQMKKVEAIICSMTAQERKKPEMIDGSRRRRIAQGSGTTPQDVNQLLNQFRQMQKMMKQMSSGKGMRNLTRMFQ